From a region of the Lactuca sativa cultivar Salinas chromosome 4, Lsat_Salinas_v11, whole genome shotgun sequence genome:
- the LOC111906795 gene encoding ubiquitin-conjugating enzyme E2 2 — protein sequence MSTPSRKRLMRDFKRLQQDPPAGISGAPVDNNIMLWNAVIFGPDDTPWDGGTFKLTLQFSEDYPNKPPTVRFISRMFHPNIYADGSICLDILQNQWSPIYDVAAILTSIQSLLCDPNPNSPANSEAARMFSENKREYNRKVREIVEQSWTAD from the exons ATGTCTACACCTTCAAGGAAGAGGCTAATGAGGGACTTTAAGAGGTTGCAGCAGGACCCTCCTGCTGGTATCAGTGGTGCACCTGTGGATAACAATATAATGCTATGGAATGCTGTCATTTTTGG ACCAGATGACACTCCATGGGATGGAG GTACGTTCAAGTTAACACTACAGTTTTCAGAAGATTATCCAAACAAGCCACCAACAGTGCGATTCATTTCTAGAATGTTTCACCCCAATA TTTATGCAGATGGAAGCATATGTTTGGACATTCTTCAAAATCAATGGAGTCCAATTTATGATGTTGCTGCCATCCTTACATCTATTCAG tCATTGCTATGTGATCCAAATCCAAACTCACCAGCAAATTCAGAAGCAGCAAGAATGTTTAGTGAGAATAAGCGCGAATATAACAGAAAAGTGCGTGAAATTGTGGAACAGAGCTGGACAGCTGACTAA